The genomic segment CGCCGGCACGCGGACCTCTCCCAGCCGTTTACCAGTCCCCAGGTCCCATCCGATCACGAGGACGGGCCACTGAGCGCGTCCCGGTTCTGAAACCGGGACCGCGGCGACCAGCCGCGAGGCGTCCGGGCTGAACGCGATCGCGCCGTCGTTCGGCCGCTGGATGGCGGCCGGCGCCTCCAACTGCGCCACCCGGCGTCGGGTCACCAGGTCCCACACGTCGTACGTCGATGGGCGATTCGCCGCCCAAGTCCGGCCGAAACCGGCGGCGCGCCGGAAGTCGTCCGACGGGGTGGCGTCCCGGACCGGCAGACTGAACAGTTCTTCGCCCTCGGCCACACGGAAGAGCGACTGGTGCCGCAGCCCGCGGGCGCCGTCCGGCGACAGGTGGCGGTACGGGAACTGGCCCGACATGTCGAACGGGCGCTGCCGGGGCGGGTCCGTGACCACTTCCGCCCGCCGCCCGGTGGCGGCGTCCCAGCGGATCACCTGCCGGTCCGCGCCAGCGGTCAGGATCTCTTTCCCGTCGGCGGTGAACCGCACGGTGCCGACCGCGCCGAGGTGCCCGGTGATCGGGGTGAGCAGCTTGCCGCTCGGCGCGTCCCACAGCAGCGCCACCGCCCCGACCTCGCCCCAGGCGACGGCGCGGTCGTTGTCCGCGAACGCCAACCCGAGCGTCCCCGGGGCGGCCGGGTACGGCAACAGGTCGGCGACCGGGAACGGGGTCGCCTTGAGTTGCTTGCCGTCGGGCAGCGCCCACCGGAGGACCGTCCAGTCCCGGGCGAGTGCGGCCAGGGTCTTCCCGTCCGGGGAGAAGGCCAACGGACCCAACGTGGCCGACCGGCCCAGGAGGAGCGCGCCGGGCTTCCCGGTGGCCGCGTCCCAGAGCTGAACCGCACCGTTCACGGCGTCGGCCGTTGCGAGCGTCTTGCCGTCCGGTGAGAAGACGGCCGGGCCGCCGGTATAGTCGCCCGGGAGCGCGGCAATACGGTTGCCGGTCACGACCGACCACAGTTGAACGACCGTGGGGTCCTGGGGACCCGCGGAGATGGTCACAAGGGTGTTGCCGTCCGGCGCCAGGAACATCCGGAGGTACGGGCTCTTGAGCCCCTTGAACCGCGCCAGTTGCACGTTCCCGTCCACGTTCCAAACGATGACGTCGTGCGTCCCGTCCGCTCCGGGGGCCTCGGTTGCGAGCACCTTGCCATCGGCCGACAGTGCCACGAAGGCGGTGCCGCGGTCGTTCGGGACGGTCCCGACCTCCTTGCCGGTTGCGATTTCGAAGACGACATGGGCTCCCTGCGTCCGTTCGATCACGGCCCGCTTGCCATCGGCCGAGACCGCCTTGATGGTGAGCCGGCCCGCGAACCCGGGCAGTCCCGCGCGTCCGCGCGGGTCCCCCGCCGCGAACCCGGGTACATCGGTCGCCTGTCCGGTCACCGCGTCGTAAAGGCGCGGACCGGTGGCGTAGCCGCCGGCCAGGAACGTCCGAAAGTTCGGGGGCAGCAGGTGCGCGCCGAACCCTCCGAACGGACCGACGACACAGAGGCCGGCGCCGAGCCGGGCTCGGGCGCCCGCGGGCAACGGCGCTTCGGCCGCGCCCGTGTCGGCGGCTCGCCCGGCGGGGACCGGCGCGAGCAGGAGGGGCGAACGAACACCACAGGCGCTGCGTCGTCACGGGTGGACCTCCGAACGGACCGATGCCGGCCAAATGAAAGTACCCGCCCGCCGATCGAAAATCCAGTTCCGGGAGCAACAGAATCGGAATTCCGGGCGACGACTTATCGACCTAACCATTCTTATTTAGACTGTCCGTACGGAGAACGGTTCGTGCTGGACAGCGCTGGGGATGTCATTGTGAAGTTCGACCCGCTGAGCGTGAAGGGGCGCCGAGCCCTCGGCGGCACGCCGGTGACGATCCCGTTCACGGCGGCGACGCCAGCGGGCCGCCAGCTCGGCCACAAGGGCCTCGGCGGCCGGCTTACCGTTCGGCACAGGTGTGAGTATGAAACCACGGAGTTGACTATCTGTCATTCGGTCAAATGACTTCGTCCCACAGGCTGTGGCATTCCGTTTGCAGGTCTAATAAGTGCCCGCAAGAAGGAGACTCAGCTCGCCCGATCAGAGGTGCCGAGATGATCCCGACAATGCTCAGCGTGCTGCTCACGCTCAATTCCACTCAATCGCTGAACCAGCCCGACCCGTTCCGTGGGACCCAGGAGTCGGTCGCTCCTAAGCTCAACCACTCCAGCGGGGGCATGACGCTGGAGGCCCTGCACGGGCTGCCGCTGACGCGGCCGGTGTACGCCCCACCGCAGCCCCAGGTCTGGATCTACCAGCCGTATATCGGAGGCTACTCCCGCTCGCCCGGCATGGGCGGCTACCTCCCGCCCGGAACCGGCCGCAGCTACGGCGCGTTAGGGTTCGGGTGGTGGTGGTGACACAGCGCCGCTGGAAAGGTGACTCGAGATGACGCGGGCCGGAGCAACCCGGCCCGCGTCATCTCGTTGTGTGTTAGTGACCGGGCGGGGGCGGGTCGTAGCCGGATGCCGGATCTTCTCGCCCCGGGACGGCTTTGCGGGTCCAGGTGTGCGGCCCCCGTGCGAGGTGGCACCGGATTAGCAAACTGATAAACGACCGTCATTCGAACCGCACGCGCCGCGCCTTGGCGGCCAGGAACGAGTGCGCCAGCAGCCCCCCGAGGCTCGCAAATCCGAGAACGGACTCCCACGCGTTCAGCTCCTCGATACGCGACCCGAGTCGGCGCATCTCGCTGTCAATCGTGCCAAACGACAGCCGCAGCGCCCGTTCGGTCTCATCGGCCTCGTCCTTCGACAGGCCCGGTTTCCGCGCGCGGAAATCGGCGACCCTCGCGTCGTGGGCCTCGGCCCGCGCCCGGAGCGGTTCGAATTGGCGCATCAACTCGAACCGCTCCAGCCGCTCCGAGGCGAACAGGCTGAAGATGACGGCCGATAGTCCGATCCCCATCCACCGGAACCGGCCGGCCGGGATCTGAAAGACCGATGCCAGGTGGACCGCGAACAGAAACACGAACACCGCCGCCGGCGCGCTGCGGCGGTCCGACCCGAAGACCGCCGCGGCGGCCAGGGCCAGCACCACCACGACCAGCGCGGTGCAGGTGCCCGAGACCCATTTCTGCTCTCGGCCCAGGAGCACCCGGCCGTCGCGGTCGAAGAGGAGCAGCACGTTAATGATGTGTTTCGCGAACCACGTGGCGGCCACGAAAGCGGCGTAGCCGAGAACGAGGGCGGCGAAGACCGGTTCCGCGCTCGGGACCTGCTTGCCGAGCGCGTCGAGCCCTTGCACGACCACCACCATCCCGATGATCAGGCCGTACTGCACCCGCGGCGGGAACCGCGACAGCACCAGGAAGAACTGGAGCACGCGCCGGTAGAACCAGTTCCGGGCCCGCAGGGCCTCGAGCAGCCCCGCCTTCGCCCATTCGGAGTTCGGGTCCAGCCGCAGCGACTCCCGAAAGTGTTCGACGGCCTTACGCGGTTCGTTCTCGTGCAACAGCGACCAGCCGCGGTTGGCGTGCGTGTACGCGTCCTCGGGGTGCTTCTCGAGCGTGCCCTCCAGCGTGCGGGCCGCCTCATCGTGGCGGCCGAGTTTCGTCAGCGCGACGGCCCGGTGGTTCAGGCACACCTCGTCGTCCGGGTCGAGGGCCAGCCCCTCGTCCGCCGCGTTCAGGGCCGCGCCCCAGTGGCACCGGGCGATTTCGATGGCCGCGAGCTGGCCGAAATAGCTGGCGGTCCAGCTGTTCAACTCGATCGCGCGGCGGATGGCCGCTTCGGCGCCCTCGAAGTTGCCCCGCTTGGATTCGGTCAGGCTGACGACGAAATGGGCCCGGGCCGCGTCCGGGGCCAGTTCGACGGCCCGCCGGGCCGCGTCCCGGGCCCCGGGCCGGTCCGTGACGTACCCGCACAGCGCCGAGAGGATGTAGCCCTCGGGGTCCTCGGGGTCCTCGCCGATCCGGGCCGCGATCTCGTTGGAAGCCAGGTCGTACCGCTTCTGCTCCATCAGAACGCGGGCGCGGGCGAACCGATCCGTTTCCATGATCACTTCCGAAGGTATTTCAGGATGTCGTCGTACTGGCCGCCCTGGTTGGCGAACGTCGCGTAGTTCCGCGCCGTCGAGAACCACTCCTTCGTGGACGGCTTCACCAGTGCCGCCGCCGCCAACAGGTCCTTCGTGGTGAGCGGTTTGGGGACCCCGCTCGCGATCGCCTCGCGCAGCTTCGCCTCGACGGCCAGATCGACGACCGCCTTGAGGTCCGCGCCGGAGAACTGGTCCGCCCGCTTCGCGACCTGGTCGAAGTCGAGCGCCTGTTGCGGCTTGCCCGCCGCGAGCACGCGGAGGATCGCCGCGCGGGCCGGGGCGTCCGGCGGCGGGACGAAGAGGATGCGGTCGAAGCGGCCCGGCCGGCGGAACGCGGGGTCGAGGTGCCACGGGGCGTTGGTGGCCGCGAGGACCAGCACGCCGTCGTTCGACGCCGTCGCCCCGTCGAGTTCCGAGAGGAACTGGTTGATGATCATCCGGCCGGCGCTCTGGCGCAGGTCACTGCGGTTGGCCGCCAGCGCGTCCACCTCGTCGAAAAAGAGGACGCAGGGCCGGTTGCGGCGGGCCTCGTCGAACAGCGCGTGCAGGTTCTTCTCGCTCGACCCGAGCCACATGTCGAGCACGTCCTCGATCCCGACGGCGATGAACGACGCGCTCACTTCGCCGGCGGTGGCGCGGGCCAGGTGGGTCTTGCCGCACCCGGGCGGGCCGTACATCAGGATGCCGCCCCCGACGGCCTTGCCGTAGGCCTGATAGAGTTCGGGGTGCTTCAGCGGGTGGATGATCTTGAGCCGGATCTCGTCCTTGATCGCGTCCATGCCGCCGACGTCGTCGAACCGGACCCGGGGCTTCTCCAGCCGCCCGGACAGGTCGGGCGCGCCCTCGGGGCCGCCGACGGCGATGCGCCCGTCCGAGACCTCGCTCTCGTCGGGGGCCTGATCGATACCGAGCTGCGTCGCGAGGTCCGGGTCGGCGGCCGCGGGGTCCGTTTCGACGCCCAGTTTGTACCGGGCGACCGCCCGCTCGACCTCGCCCTCGCGGAGCAGCAGCTTCGCCAGCAGCACGTGGGCTTCCCCGGGCGCCTGCGGGTCGCGGACGAGGCTCTCGAGCACGACCCACGCCTGACTGGTCTGGCTCTGCTGGAAGTACAGTCGTGCCAGTCCGAACCGGGCCGCCGGCTCCTGCGCGTCCCGGGCGAGAACGGCGCGGTACTCGGCCTCGGCTTCGGCGAAGCGCCCGAGGTTCGCGAACGATTCGGCGAGGTGCTTGCGGAGCGGGAGGTTGTCGGGGCTGAGCTGGACGGCCTTGATGAGCCCCGCCAGCGGGTCGGGCGTTGCCATGAGGCGTGTTCTCGCGGGCAAGAGGGGCCGAGAGCGCGTCGGCTTCGTGGTCCGGCGCCCGGCACGATCGGGTCCGCCGCGCCTTTCAATTTAGGATAACGAGGGAGCCCGTCGAGGAACGCCGCCGGGAATACGATCGGCCGACGACGCGGTGGGCGAAGCTGGCAAGAGTGGTTGTGGGAACCGTGCGAGCGTATTCGAGACAGCAGTGGGGCCACGAAACTCATTCCGCCCCTACCCGAACTCAAAAAGAAGTGACGAGAGGGACAGCAATCCGGCGCCCCGGCGCACAGGAGAGGGCGTCGGCCGGGCCACGGTCGAGGCGCCTCTCCGGGCACCTCTGGTTCCGCTGCGCGTTCCGGGCGGGGCGCGCCGGCACTCGCTTCGTTCCTCTCGCTCACATTGGCAGCGACAACGCGAGGAGCGCGACGAACGCAACACCTCCTGCCACCAATACCCCGAACCCCGACGCCACCCCGACCTTGAGCCCGCGCCGGCGCCCGATCCCGATTCCGACACCGAGAGCCACCGGGATGGTGAACAGTGCGACGAGCAGCGTCATGGCGAACTTCCAGCGACGAGGTACTGGCAAGAAGGAGCGCACGGGCACGGTCGAGGGACCCACGACCGAGCCGCGAGAAACAACTCACACGCCCGGCTCCGGTAGCGAGCGCAGCTCGATACTACTCTTCGCCGAGCGCCAGGTCCACAACCCAGTACCCGCGGGCGTGCGGCCCGGCCCCGGGCACCCGGTATCATACCGGATCCAGTTCTTTCAAGTTGGGCGATTGATGAGTAGCAGGGCGCATGAGTTTTCCGGTCAATGGTGGTTACCACGCCTCCATTACCGGAGCCCCCATGCGCCCCGCGACCCAGTCTATCCGCCCGACACCCGTAACCGCCACCCGGCACCTGCGTCCGGTCCTCACCGATTGGCTCGGCCGTGCGGTTCGACGTCCCAAGCGCCGACGTACCTGTGCACCCGAGACCGTGTGGCGGGTGGTCTTCTTTGCGGCGGCCCTTACGCGCTCCTTGGCGGTGGCCTGTGCCGCCATCGCCGGTGCGCCGTCCGGTCCGGCCATCTGGGATGTACTCTACGCCACGCTCCCCAAGGGCCGACGCACCCTCGAGCGACGCCTGCTCCCGGCCCTCCATGCCCCACTCGGGAAGCGGAAACGATCCGCGCGGGTGGCGATCGACTATCACCGGGTCGCGTACTTCGGGGAGCCGAACCGAGACACAACCCGGGCCAAGGAGACATCCCTGTCACGGTGATCGGATGTAGCTCTAGTAGTCGGCCACTGCAAATTTGCGGAGCCGATTGGGCCGCTTCCCCAGCGTTATTGGCCACTCATGCTCCGCGAATTGACGGTGGCGGTCTGCTCGCCACGGGCGGCGCGGTTCGCGTTCGGTGTGACGGTGTCGGTGTACAACGCCCTCCAGGCGGTCAAGGGGGCGCTGGTGCGGGAGCACGGGGCCGACGTGCCGGACCAGTTGTCCGGGGCGGTGATGGCCGAGGACGCGGGCCGCACGTGGGACGGGTTGGATCTCGCGATCGCCCCGCGCGAGTGGTCGGCACTGTCCGCGTTGAGCCCACCGGCGTTCGGGCGCTGGCTCCAGGGAGCCCAGGGCAAATGACCAAGAAGCGGGCCCGATTAACAAGCAAACCGCGACGTTCCGGTTCCTCAGCAGCGCAAACATCCAGTGGGCAAAAAAGACACCGTGACAGGGGTACCTCACAGGGGCCGGGGCGACACGATTCCCCGAGCCCGGCCCCACAAAGGCCGGCTACAGAAGACGTGAACCACGGACCCGCCGACACCGGTACTCATCAATCGGATCCGGTATCAGTCCCGCGTTCGCCGTTCCGCCTCTCCCCAGAGGGCTCGGGCGAACACCTTGAGGTGCTGAACCTGCGCGTCCGACTGGACCCACCGCGGCTCGATCTGACGGACCCGTTCTAGGGCCGCGAGCGGTGAGCACCCTTCCCAGATCAGTTGACAGGCGAGTTGGGTCCCGGTCCGCCCGAGCCCGGCCCGGCAGTGGATCGCGACCGTGGTCTCGCACTGCAGGTACTGTTCGATGCGCGCGCAGAGGGCCCGCGTTGTTGCGACGGACGGCGCCCCCATATCGGGGACCGGAACGAACAGCGGCTCGATGTCGTACTCCCGCAGCAGGTGCGGGTCGAAGGGCTCCTCCTCGAGCGTCACCAGAACCCGGACCCCGACCCGTTTGAGCGCCTCGAGATCGTACCGGACGTCGTAGAGGATGCCCGGGCGGGGGGTGCCGCCAAGCCGCCCCGGCTTCAGCCAGTGGAACCCGCGGGGGCCGTAGGCGGCGGGGGGGACCGGACCCGGGGCCGGGTGCTCGTCCGGAGCGGCGTCCGGAGCGCCGGCCGGGGCCGCGGGATCGGTGGTCGGGCAGCTGCCCGTCCGGACGAACTGTTGCGCGAGGTCCGATTGCGGGGCGCGGAAGAAGCGGTCGGTCGCCCCCTCCTCGCACACGCGGCCGCTGGCCAGGAGGGCGACCCTCGAGGCGACGGCCCGCGCGTGCTCCTGGTTGTGGGTGACCATGAGGATCGCGCGGCGCCCCGCTTCCGCGCGGATGAGGTCCAGCAGGGCGCCCGCGGCGTCGTCCGGCAGCCCCGCCGTCGGTTCGTCGAGCAGGAGCAGCCGGGGGTTCGCGGCCGCGGTCCGCGTGACCGCCAGGCGCCGCTGGAGCCCGAGCGGGAGCCCGATCACCTCCCGCGTGAGGCCCCCGGTTAGCACCCCGAGCCCGGCCCGCTCCAACAGCCGGACGATCACGTCGTGCTGTTGGGCGCGCGTGAGCGCGTTGCGCTCCGGGAGCCCGGAGGCGAGGTTCTCGAACACGGTGTCGAGCAGGAGGCGCGCGTTCTGCGACACGAGCGCGGGCCGCTCGGCCCGGCCCAGCGGCCCCCCGGCGTAGGTCACGGTTCCCCACCACCGGAAGGACGGCTGCGAGTCGTTGAAGCCGGCGAGGGACCGCAGGAGCGTGGACTTGCCCGTACAGACCGGCCCCAGCAGGGCGACCGCGCCGCGCGCCGGTACGGACAGGGTGACGCCGGAGAGCACGGTTTGCTCCCCGAACGCCACCCCGTAGCCCCGGAGCTGCAGCACGGTCTCGGCGGGCGCGGTTGGCTCAGACATTGCTTTCCAGGTCCGGAAGCGAGAGCCGCGACTTGGTCAGCGCCATGCCGATGTTCACGCTCTTGCGGCACACGAACACGGCCGCCTGTTCGGAGTTGCGCTTGGACCGCAGGAAGACGTGCACCAGGTTGTCGCTCATCACGATCATTTCCTGGAAGTAGTGGGCCCCGTCGTCCTTCACGCCGCGGGACTTGCGGAACAGCTTTTCGATGGAGGACACGTTGGTACCCTGGAACAGGTCCGCCGTGGCCGCGGCCACCAGATCGAGCACCTCCCGCGGGTGCGAGTCAACGGTCTTCGCCCCCAATAGCATCCCGGACCCCATGTCCACGTAGCCCGTCGCGACACAGTCCGGGACGCTGGCCTGTGCCCGGGTACACGCTTGTTCCAGTTTCGACGCCATGAGACTCCCCATTACCCAACGAACTCCCCGCCCCGGTTCGGCCGCGGGCACGCGCCCGCGGACACCCCGAACCGGGTCAGTGATCGGACGCTGTTCAGTGAACGGCCGGGCACTCGCGAACGAGGACCGGCTCCAGTGCGCGCAGCGCGAACGGCTTGACGAGTACGGCCCCGGCCCCGGCGGCCCACCAGTCCCCGGCCCGGTTCTTGTTGGCGGGGGCACACGTCACCACAAGGGCGCGGTCCGGCACCGCGCCGGCCAGTTGCTGGACGACGCGGGCGCACCGCTCCACCCCGACGGTCTCGGCGCTGACGACGGCCCCCATCGGGCGCGCGCGGGCCACCGCGTCGAGCGGATCGGCGGCGAGCGCCAGGTCGATGGTCTGGAGCCGGTACCAGCGCCCGAACCAGCCCGTCAGCTCCGGTCTGACGCCGGGCTGCGTGTCCCAAACGGCGACCGCCCGGGCCGCCGGGGCCGCGCCCCGAACGCCCCCTCGCCGAGGAGCCGGGCCGCGACCGCTGCGACCGCCCGGCCCGTGAACAGCGCTCGCGGAAGTACTCGCTCGCGGCGGCGGCCCCCGGGCGCGTTCCCAGTCCGGGACCTTCGCCAGGGCCCGCGCGAACGTGCCGGCCAGGGCCCGGGCGACCGCCTCCACCTGCGCCGGCGTCGGCCCGGAGCCCGGGTCCGCGACGGCGCCCGCCAGCACCGCGGCCTCGACCGCTTCGAGTAGCGCGTCGGCGCTCAGCGGCTTGACCAGGACCCCGACCACCGACCGGTGCTCGTGGCCCGGCGCGGCCGGCTCCCCGCCGCCCCGCTCGGTCATCACGATGACCGGCACCCGGCGGAGCACCTCGTCGGATTCCAGCCGCGCCAGGAACTCCGTGACGACGGTGTCGGGCAGGTGATCGTCCAGCAGGACGACGTCCGGGCGCTCGGTGCCGAGCAGCTCCAGCGCGCCCCGCGCGCTGTTCCGCGTTTCCACCCGGTAGGCGCTGAGGAGCATCTGCGTCTGGCGCCGGATCGTCATGCTGTCATCGACGACCAGGACGAAGGGCGGCCCCGCCATCACAGCACCTCGCAGAGGACGGCGGCGAACGGCGCCTCGGTACACGGCTCGTTCTGAACGGCCCGGAGCACGCCGGCCGGGCTGGGCTCGTCGGGGGGCACCCAGTCGCCCCGGCTGTGGAGGACGAACAGGTCGCCCGGGGTCGTGGCGAGGGTCCGAACGACCGCGTCCCCGTCGTCGGTCAGCCGCCACCGGCGGGGCACGCGCCACGGCGACAGCAGCCAGGCGCACCCCGGTCGGGGGCACCGAGAGCCGCGCCTCGGCCCCGCCCGGAGCCAGGAAGAACACGGACGCCTCGGCCGCCGTGCGCTCGGCCCCCGGGAGCGCGCCCGCGTCCGGCGCGTTCTGAACCGCCTTGCGGGCGGCCTCGCACTCGGCCGCGCTCACCGTTTGGCCCAGGGGCCAGGTCGGCACGACCGCCGCGAGTTGGCCCGCCCGCGGGGCCGGGATCCAGGGAACACCACGTTCGCCTCGACGAGCTCCCGCGGGTTCGGGAACCGGCTCACCGCCGCGAGCCAGCCGAACGGGGTCCGCACCGTGCGCACGAGCGCGGACGCAAACGCAGGGTGGGCGCGTTCCCGCGACCGCGAGCACCCGGCGGACGCAGGCGGCCAACCGGTCCGCGGAGATCGACGGATCGACGAGCGTCAACAGGCCCTGGTTGAGGACGATGATCTCGCGCGCCAGGTGCTCGGCCGCCAGGAGGACGAGCGGCAGCCCCGGAAAGGCACGAGCGGCCGCGGCCGGCGCGTCCGGGACGCGCCGCGTGCCCGCCGGGAGCGCGCCGAACGCGAGCCGGCGGCACCGTGTCCGGCCACCCCCGTCGGACTGGGCCACCCAGGGCACGGTCCTCAGGCCGTTAACCTCACACGCCTTCTCGATCAACTGGACGCTCCGCGGGTCCGCCCCGGCGAGAGCGACCAGCGCGACCGGGCTCGGGGGCTGGGCCCCAGCCGCGGGACCGGAACGCACATCTGGAAGCACGAGAGTCGCCATGAAGGTTCGTTCCGTTAAGGCGCCCCGCCCGTTCGGCGGCGCGCGCTCCGCCCGGCGCGGACCGGTCCGCGCCGGTACCCGTCTCATTTGCCCTTTCGGCGGCCGCTCATGAGGCGGCCGAGAAAGGACGTCTTCTGGGGCTCCACGATGGTCCCGTCCGTCAGGGGGGAGCCGCCGGTGATCGTCGGGGCCGAGGCGAGGCCCGGCGCGCCGGGCGGACCGGCCAGAGGGGCCAGCGCGGCGGTCAGCTCGTCGTACGTCTGGAACCGGTCCCCCGGGCCCTTGGCCAGCATCCGGAGGACGATGTCGTTCAGCGCCCGCGGGATGCCGGGCCGGCGCGCGGCCGGCGGCACCGGGTGCGCGGTGGAGTGCTGAAAGAGGATCGCAGAAGCCGAGGACCCCACGAAGGGCGGGGCCCCGACCAGCGCGTGGTAGAGCGTCGCGCCGAGCGAGTAGATGTCGGCCCGGTGGTCCAGGTCCGGATCGCACCGGGCCTGCTCGGGCGAGATGTAGGAGACGGTCCCGACGATGGTCGCCTCTTGCCCCTTGGGCTCGAGGCGGCCGTCCAGGAACATGCCCAGGCCCAGATCGGCAACCTTGACCTGCCCGTCCCGGGTGAGGAGCACGTTGTCCGGCTTCACGTCGCGGTGGATCACGCCCAACCGGTGCGCGGCCGCGAGCCCCGCGACCGTCTCGGTCGCGATGCGGGTGACGCGGTCGGCGCTGACGGCCCCCGACTGGTTGAGGAGCTGGGCTAGGCTCAGGCCCTCCACGTACTCCAGCACGATGTACGGGTACTCGCCCTCGTCCTCGACGTCGAACACCCGGACCACGTTCGGGTGGTTCAGTTGCGCCAGCAGCCGCGCCTCCCGCCGGATCATGTCGATCGATTGCTCGCCCGTTTCGAACGCTTCGCGGTGGAGGATCTTCACGGCCACCCGGATGTGCAGCTTCTGGTGCGTCGCGAGAAACACGACGCTCGAGCCCCCTTTTCCGATCTGCTGGTCGAGGTGGCACCGCCCGAGGAGCTGCCCCGGCTTCGGCGGCCCCATGTACCCGCCGGGCGCGGGCGCCCCCCGCACCGCCGGGACGCGGGCGAGACGGGTCGTGTCGGACAGCACGTGCTCGGCCGCCGGCGCCGTTGTTCGGACGTGGGCCTGGAGCCGGTCCGGGCGCAACAACGCGCGCGCGAAAACGAGAGCGGGTATCGGCTCCTCCCAGACGGACAGGAGCCCCTTGGGCGGTGGGGCGGCCTGAAAGAACTCGTCCCGCAGCCGCGCACTGAACCCTGGGCCCTCATCGAACCGGAGTTCGAACTCCCCGACCTGGAGCCGCTGGCCGTTGCGGGCCGGGGCCAGGTCGGTCGCGTCGCACGAGGTGAGCCCGGAGCGGACGAGGTGGCCCGCGACCCCCCCCCGGCCGGACCGGCCCGCGTGGCACAGTTCCGTCAGGCGGTCGACGTCGTCCTGGCAAATATGAGGGCAACCGTACAAAATACTCAGCAACAATTCGTCTTCCTGATCCATGAATCAATCTGCTCTATCGAAAGTAAATGTTAATATATTATTTTAAGTCATAGATATAAATATCTACGGAAATTTATACTATATTGGCGCGAACGCCCCTGCCATCGACTTGTTCGTTGGTGTCGAGGACAGCGTAGCCCACAATCGGCAGCGTGCAACTCGGGGGCTATTTTTTTGGGGCACTTCCGCAACCGTCTCCGAAAGCTGTAGGGCTCCCGTAAATTCGCTCAGCCGAGCGGCCGCGTTTCGTGCCCCACTTTTCTTCCCGAAGGTGAATGTTGTTCGCGCCGGAGCGTGGAGCCGTAGCCGTTTGGCGGGCGCGGCGCTGTCCCGGTCCGGGCCGCTCCGACGGCCGCCGGTATCACCACATGAAACGGGCGATGTGCGGTGTGCGGAACGGCCCGCTGAGAGCGATGCAAGAGCAAACCGAGTAGCAAAGTGGAACCGCTGGAGTCGTTCCGCCGCAACAACAAAAACGCAGTGGCCCGGGGCGTGAGGCGCTTACCGGCCGGCGGCTGACGTGGATCGGCTTCGGGACCGCGCCTCGCAGTGAGGAACGAGCTAAGGCATTTGGTTAAAGGTAGCTCTCGTGAGCACCCACTGACGAACTATCGTGGCGGGAACATTCGAAAATCAGCGGCGATGTCCCGGGGGTCCGCGACCTCTTCCACTACCTTCGGGTTGTCCCGGAACTGCTGCCGTACCCAGCCCAACTGGCCGAGCCGGAGCGAGTGATTCGGGTTCAACTTCGCCCCGAGCTCGACCCGCACCTCGGCAACCTCGGTCGTGCAGGAGTAACAGGTGAGCGCGGCTGCCCTTCGTTGTTCTCGGCGTCCGGGCCTACGCCGCGCTCGCAGCGTATCCGGGCGACCTCACCCGCCCCACAGCCGCCGCTTCCCGCCTGTCCGGAGAAGTGGAGCACCGTCTCGGGGTGACGAGGGTGAGGAGGGAAGGGGCTATCAGACGAGGCGCCCGAGACGGACGGATTGCGGCCCCGAAGAATCGACTTCGACCCGCAGCCCGATCACC from the Frigoriglobus tundricola genome contains:
- a CDS encoding serine/threonine-protein kinase, producing the protein MDQEDELLLSILYGCPHICQDDVDRLTELCHAGRSGRGGVAGHLVRSGLTSCDATDLAPARNGQRLQVGEFELRFDEGPGFSARLRDEFFQAAPPPKGLLSVWEEPIPALVFARALLRPDRLQAHVRTTAPAAEHVLSDTTRLARVPAVRGAPAPGGYMGPPKPGQLLGRCHLDQQIGKGGSSVVFLATHQKLHIRVAVKILHREAFETGEQSIDMIRREARLLAQLNHPNVVRVFDVEDEGEYPYIVLEYVEGLSLAQLLNQSGAVSADRVTRIATETVAGLAAAHRLGVIHRDVKPDNVLLTRDGQVKVADLGLGMFLDGRLEPKGQEATIVGTVSYISPEQARCDPDLDHRADIYSLGATLYHALVGAPPFVGSSASAILFQHSTAHPVPPAARRPGIPRALNDIVLRMLAKGPGDRFQTYDELTAALAPLAGPPGAPGLASAPTITGGSPLTDGTIVEPQKTSFLGRLMSGRRKGK
- a CDS encoding response regulator; its protein translation is MAGPPFVLVVDDSMTIRRQTQMLLSAYRVETRNSARGALELLGTERPDVVLLDDHLPDTVVTEFLARLESDEVLRRVPVIVMTERGGGEPAAPGHEHRSVVGVLVKPLSADALLEAVEAAVLAGAVADPGSGPTPAQVEAVARALAGTFARALAKVPDWERARGPPPRASTSASAVHGPGGRSGRGPAPRRGGVRGAAPAARAVAVWDTQPGVRPELTGWFGRWYRLQTIDLALAADPLDAVARARPMGAVVSAETVGVERCARVVQQLAGAVPDRALVVTCAPANKNRAGDWWAAGAGAVLVKPFALRALEPVLVRECPAVH